The Polaribacter sp. MED152 region AAAGCTTCAAACAATTCTTTATGCTCTTTGTTTGTTTGGAACATATCTGTAAACAAAAAAATCAAAGATCTTCTATGAATTTTCTCTGCAATTTCATGCAAATACTGATACGTTTCAGTCGTTTTAAATGAAGAAGGAGATAAAAATAAACTTTCTAATTGATGCAGTAACATATTTCTATGTCTTTCACTCCCTTTTTCTGGAGCATAATATTCGTAGCTATCAGAATAAATACTTAACCCAACTGCATCTCTTTGACGTTTTAAAATTTCCATTAAAGAAGCTGCTGCAATAGCTGAAAAACCAACTTTATTCAAATTACTTATAGACTGTTTCTCAATAACTGGGTAATGCATTGATGCAGAATTATCTATAATGATATGACATCTCAGGTTTGTTTCTTCCTCGTATTTTTTGGTATACAACTTCTCTGTCTTCGCAAACAACTTCCAATCTATATGTCTTGTGCTTTCACCTTTATTATATAGTTTATGTTCTGAAAATTCAACAGAAAAACCGTGAAAAGGACTTTTGTGCAAACCTGTAATAAACCCTTCTACAACCTGTTTAGCAAGTAGGTCTAAATTTCTAATTTCTGATGATTTTACTTCTGATACCTTCATTATTTCTTTATGTTTTGGGCTCTGGTTAAATCATCAGTAGTTTGATATAATTTTTTTAGTAAAATAGGATTATAATCTGGATTCTCGTTCACAAAATTTGTTAAGATATCGTATGCTTTTTGAGACGAGTATTGACCAATAGAAGAAGCCAACCATCCTTTAGGGAAAAATATATCTCCTGTTAACTGTACTTCTTCTAACTTATTTAATATTTCAGGCAAAAACTTTACAGATTGATTTTGTCTTAAAGGATGATGAATATAGCCCAAACCAGATTGCACCCAAGATTCTTTTTCTCTATTCTTTTTATCGAACAACGCTGTCATAAAATCATTTCGAACATTTACATTATTAGAAACAGCAGGTAAAAGCCATTGAAATCTTTCTAATTGATCTGGATTTGAAATTTTAGTTTCTTGGGTTGCTAATATCTCTTCTGTTTCTGGATGTTGTAAAACCGCAAGTTGAAAAGCTAATGATGTTAAATTATTTTCATTCAGAAAAAGTTGATTTATTTTAATCTCACCCTTCCAGATTTCATATAAATTGTCCATTCCAGATTCGGAAATGGCAATAGATTGATATAGGTTAAAAAGGGTTTTCTTTATGTTTTTAGGCAAATCTTTCTGAAGCAAAAGCATTACGTTTTCTTCTGTTGAAATCTGAATTTCATCTCTTTGCTTCTTAGTTAAAAACGTCCAGTAAATATTTTGAATTCTACCTGATAAATAATTGACAATCAATTCATTTTTCTCTGTTTTAATCGCATCTAAAAAAACATGAAAACTATCTTTTGGTGAAACTGTGCCCAACAACATATTCTCATATAAATTAATGAATTGATAACCTCTAGACACCTCATCACTAATTAATTTATAACTGTCAATTTTATCTTTGTAAATAGGGAAAACCCCATAACCAAATCCGTTTATATTGTATAAAACCTGACCTGGTTTAAAATCTTTGACAGCCTCTGTAATATCAAAAGATGCTCCCATATTTTTAATATTAATATTCTTTACATAACCTCTAGCATCCATCAATTGAATTTTAAAAGATTGTGTCCAAATTTTATCTGAACCATCTTCTGCTTTTTGATGAATAATAAACTTGGTAACATTGCCCTTTTCATTTGTTTCAATTTCCTCAGAAATTATGGGTCTTCCTGAAGAATTTACCCAAACATTACTCCAATTTTTAATATTTCCTGATGATTTTTGATCTAAAATATCTACCAATTCTAACCAATCTGCATTTGAATTGGAGTATGTTTTTATGTATTCTTGAATACCTTCTCTAAATTGATTTTCTCCCAATAAATATTCCAACTGACGCATCATAATTGGTGCTTTGTTATAAATAATTCTGCCATACAAAGACCCAGCATTCTTTAAATTATCTAATTTTTGACGAATTGGATTTGTACCTTTAGTTCTGTCTTCTGAATATGCACTTGGGTAATGAGACATCATAAAACTTAAAGTATGATTTACCTCTGGATATACAGGATTTACAATTTTATCTGCCATAAAATTAGCAAAGACTTCTTTCATCCAAACATCATTAAACCATTTCATTGTAACCAAATCACCAAACCACATATGAGAAGTTTCGTGAGCAATTAACTTGGCCCTTCTTAACTTTCTGCTTTGTGTAGCATTTTTATCTAAAAACAAAGAAGATTCTCTGTATTGAATAGCGCCAACATGTTCCATTCCTCCATATTGAAAAGGAGGTATAGTAGCAAAATCCATTTTTTGAAAAGGAAATTTAACACTCGTATAATTCTCCAGAAAATCGATTGAATTTTGATGAATTTTAAATATATCACTTACACTTTCAGTTATTTTTTCTTGATTATTTTCTCTGTACAAAAAGCGCATATCAAAAGCACCTGGATTTTGAGTTACCTCTGAAAACTTACCAGCTACAAATGAGAATAAATAGCTACTCATTAAATCTGTTGTTCTAAAAGAATGTTCTATAAAACCATCAACTTCTATTGCACTTTCTTCAAAACCACCAGCCAAAACTTTCCAATCTTTAGGTGCAGTTATTCTTAGGTTGTATTTGGCTTTCAAATCTGGCTGATCAAAAACAGGGAATAAAGTACTTGCTCTATCTGGAACTAAAAGTGTATACAAAAAATCGTTATTTCTATTTAAAGATTTTTCACCAGCATCAAATAAAATTTCAAATTGATTTGCACCAATGACCAATTTTGTTTTATCTAAAATTAAATGTTCTTTTTGATGATTAATTGCTACATTTTCATTGTTGATT contains the following coding sequences:
- a CDS encoding DUF58 domain-containing protein, with protein sequence MKVSEVKSSEIRNLDLLAKQVVEGFITGLHKSPFHGFSVEFSEHKLYNKGESTRHIDWKLFAKTEKLYTKKYEEETNLRCHIIIDNSASMHYPVIEKQSISNLNKVGFSAIAAASLMEILKRQRDAVGLSIYSDSYEYYAPEKGSERHRNMLLHQLESLFLSPSSFKTTETYQYLHEIAEKIHRRSLIFLFTDMFQTNKEHKELFEALRHLKYNKHEVVLFHTYDSKTEFEFNFDNKPKKFIDLETGQEINVFAENIKEKYEALSQQFFKDLKDNCLQYKIDYVPVDIHKGYNEILTAYLLQRKNFK
- a CDS encoding M1 family aminopeptidase, whose translation is MKFLTLFLAFTIITSCTSPSKKLKLEKGISYDLAVYRKKQISDIVYNIHFKIPAEKTQSIASKLTVNFNVNDLEYNAYLDFNEATSKLKSVKINNENVAINHQKEHLILDKTKLVIGANQFEILFDAGEKSLNRNNDFLYTLLVPDRASTLFPVFDQPDLKAKYNLRITAPKDWKVLAGGFEESAIEVDGFIEHSFRTTDLMSSYLFSFVAGKFSEVTQNPGAFDMRFLYRENNQEKITESVSDIFKIHQNSIDFLENYTSVKFPFQKMDFATIPPFQYGGMEHVGAIQYRESSLFLDKNATQSRKLRRAKLIAHETSHMWFGDLVTMKWFNDVWMKEVFANFMADKIVNPVYPEVNHTLSFMMSHYPSAYSEDRTKGTNPIRQKLDNLKNAGSLYGRIIYNKAPIMMRQLEYLLGENQFREGIQEYIKTYSNSNADWLELVDILDQKSSGNIKNWSNVWVNSSGRPIISEEIETNEKGNVTKFIIHQKAEDGSDKIWTQSFKIQLMDARGYVKNINIKNMGASFDITEAVKDFKPGQVLYNINGFGYGVFPIYKDKIDSYKLISDEVSRGYQFINLYENMLLGTVSPKDSFHVFLDAIKTEKNELIVNYLSGRIQNIYWTFLTKKQRDEIQISTEENVMLLLQKDLPKNIKKTLFNLYQSIAISESGMDNLYEIWKGEIKINQLFLNENNLTSLAFQLAVLQHPETEEILATQETKISNPDQLERFQWLLPAVSNNVNVRNDFMTALFDKKNREKESWVQSGLGYIHHPLRQNQSVKFLPEILNKLEEVQLTGDIFFPKGWLASSIGQYSSQKAYDILTNFVNENPDYNPILLKKLYQTTDDLTRAQNIKK